Below is a genomic region from Halobacterium sp. CBA1132.
TCGAGGGCGAGGGCGGCCTCTACATCAAGGAACTCGTCTCCAGCGACGAGGGCCGCACGGAGCCGAGTCTCGCGGGCGTGCTCGGCGTCGACGCGGTGGTGACGGCGCTGGACGTCGTGACCGTGGAGGGCGAGCGCGACGAGTTCGAGGACGAGGAGTTCTTCCTGGAATGAGCGCGTTCGGCGTCGACGAAGCCGGGAAGGGGCCCGTGCTGGGGTCGATGTTCGCGGCGGCGGTCGTCGGCTCCCCCGACGACCTCCCGGATGGCGTCGCGGACTCGAAACGGCTCTCGCCGGCGCGTCGCGAGACCCTCGACGAGCGAATCCGCGAGGTCTGCGAGGTCAGCGTCGCCGAGATTCCCGTCGAGCGCATCGACGACCCCGAGACGGACATGAACGCGCTCACCGTCGAAGCACAGGCGAACGCGCTCGGCGAGATTGCGACCGATGGTCTCGCTGGCTACGTGGACGCCGGTGATGTCGACGAAGCGCGCTTCGGCCGGCGGGTCGCGGACGGCGTCACAGCGGACGTGGCCGTGACCGCCGAGCACGGCGCGGACGACGAGTACGCGCTCGTGGCGGCGGCGAGCATCGTCGCGAAGGTCGCCCGCGACAGCCACGTCGGAGCCATCGCTGCGGAGTACGGCGACGTGGGCTCGGGCTACCCGAGCGACCAGACGACCCGGGACTTCCTGCGGGAGCACGTCCGCGAGCACGACGCGCTCCCGGGGTGTGCCCGGGAGTCGTGGCAGACCAGCCGGGACGCGCTCGCGGCCGCCGAGCAGTCCGCGCTCGGGGAGTTCTAGTCACTCTCGGGCGTGGGAACGTCGCTCTGCTTGGGGTCGATGCCGCGACGGTTCGCGTCGAGTTCCGAGAGCGCGTACACGAGCGCGACCAGCATGCCGACGCCGACCGGGAGCAACAGCCACGGCGTGACCCGCGTGTACCCCCAGACGACCAGCAGGAGCGCGGCGACGGCGACCACGGTGACGGCGTAGTACAGTTGCGTGCGGACGTGGTCGATGAGGTCCGCGCCCGTGAACGTCGCCGACAGCACCGTGGTGTCCGAGATGGGCGAAGAGTGGTCGCCGAAGATGGCGCCGGAGAAGACGGCGCCGACGACTGCGGCGACCATCGTGTGGCTGCCGGCGAGTTGCCACGCGACCGGCACCGCAATCGGGGTGACGATGCTCATCGTCCCCCACGAGCTGCCCGTGGAGAACGCGACGAACGCGGCGGTGAACAGAACGACGACGGGGAGCAGTTCCGGCGTGAGGAAGCCCTCGACGAGCTTCGAGACGTAGTCGGCGGTGCCGAGCGCGTCGACGACGTTCCCGATGGACCACGCGAGCACGAGAATCGTCACCGCGGTCAGCATGATGCCGAACCCGTCGATGGTGGTGTCGACGCTCTCGCCCAGGGAGAGCACGCCGTACGCGAGGCCGAGGACGTACGTGGACGCGACCATCGCGAACGACCCGAAGACGAGCGCGAGCGCGTAGTCGGCGTCGACGACCATGTCGTACAGCGACGCGTCGGGCGCGTACCCCGTGTAGAGGGCGGAGCCGACGGTGACGGCGATGAGTACGGCGATGGGGGCGAAAAACGAGAGGAGTTTCGGGTTCTCGACGCTGGGTTCGCCGAGCGTCGCTTCGACGTCCTGCATCGGGCGGGCGTCGTCTCGCGTGACTTTCCCCGTGGTGGAGGCGCGGTGTTCGGCGCCGAGCATCTCCCCGAAGTCTCGGCGGGAGAGCACGACGATAGCGACCATCGCGACGGCGAGGATGGCGTACATGTTGAACGGGATGGCTCGCAGGAATATCTCGAAGGAGCCGGGGCGCTCGGCCAGCGAGAGTTCTTCGTAGCCGGCGTCTATCATCGACAACTGGAACGCCACCCACGAGGAGATGGTGAGCGTGGCGACGGGCGCGGCCGTCGAGTCGACGATGTAGGAGAGTTTCTCCCGGGAGACGCCGAGGTGGTCGGAGACGTCTTTCATCGCGGAGCCGACGACGGCGCTGTTCGCGTAGTCGTCGAAGAACAACAGCAGGCCGAGCAGCCACGCGACGACGCCGGCCGAGCGCTTGCTGTGGATGCGTTGGATGGCCCAGTCGCGGACGGCGTGGGAGCCGCCGAGGCGCCAAATCATCGCGACGGCCGACCCCAACAGCAGCGTGAAGATGATGATTTGGGCGTGGAAGATGGAGCCGTCGCCGTCGATTTGGGAGATTGAGCGCGCGATCCAGTCGAAGGTCTGTTCGAGGCCGACGCCGCCGGTGAAGATGACGGCACCCGACCACACCCCGAGGAACAGCGACAGCACCGCCTTCCGGGTGATAATGGCGAGTGCGATGGCGAGCAACGGGGGCACGAGGGAGAGGACACCGAACTCGGACATATCTTGGCCTTTCGCTGGATTGGCTTAAATGCCACTCTGGGCGGGTTGAAACCGCCGGGCTGGGGCGGGCAATCCACAGATTTATCGGTCGGCGCGGCGACCGACCGGAGACGATGGTCGTACAGCGATTGGACGCGCCGGACCCCGAGGCGTTCGTCGCCGCGGCGAAGGCGGCGTTCCGGGACGGCGCGGTGTTGACCGTAGAGGCCCACTGCGAGGTGGAGTACGAGGGCCGCACCAGCGGCTACCTCGGGGAGGGTGACAGACTGCTCGTCGCGAAGCCGGATGGAACCTTCCTCGTCCACCAGCCGACTGGCCACAAGCCCGTCAACTGGATGCCGGGCGGCGGCACCGTCGAGGCGCGGGAGAGCGACGGCGACGCGGTGTTGCTCGCGCGCCGCAGCAACCCCAGCGAGCGCGTGGAAGCACGCATCTCGGAGGCGTACGGCCTCACGCGCTTCGAGGCGGAGGACGGCGCCACCTACGAGGAGTCCGGCACGGAGGCGGAGATGCACGAGTACATCCAGAACAACCCGGAGAGCCTCGAAGACGGGGTCCGCATCGTCGAACACGAGCGCGAGACGAAGTACGGGTTCGTGGACTTCTACGCCGTCGACGAGGACGGCACGCCCGTCGTCGTCGAGGTCAAGCGGATTCAGGCGACGCTGAACCACTTCGACCAACTCAAGCGCTACGTCGAACTGTACTCCGAATCGAACGATGGCGAGGGGCGCGAGTCGTCAGACGAGCGGTCCTCGATTGTGAGCGGCGACGCCGCGAACGACGTCCGCGGGATGCTCGTCGCGCCGTCGGCGTCCGAGCGCGTGCGGCGCGCGCTCCGCGACAACGACATGGAGTTCGTGGAGCTGTCGGAGTTCGGGCTGGAGGCGAAGGGCGCCACCGAGGCGAAGCTCACCGACTTCTAGGCGGCGGGAATAGAGACGACGACCTCGTTGCCGTCGTCGTACTCGCCGAAGAACAACCGGCCGTCGTACGCGTCGGCTATCCAGCGCACCAACCAAAGGCCGACGCCGCTGCCGTGGCTGAGTTGGGTCAGTTCGCGCTTACCCGTCACCGTCTCGCGCTCGACGTCGGGAATCTCGGGGCCGTCGTCGCGCACGATAACTTCGACGCGGCCGTCGGTTCGGACGACTTCGATGCCGACCCACGGCTCGTCGCGGTCGTTGTGCTGGAGGGCGTTCTCGACGAGTTCCCGAATCGCGTCCGCGAGGTAGTCGCCCGCGGCGGCCGTCGCGTCGCCCCCGGTCACTTCGATGGTCGCGTCAGGGTAGTCGGCGCGGAGGTCCGCAGCGATGTCCGCGACGGCGTCGTTAACGTCGTACGGGTGGGGTTTCGGCGGAGAGTCCACGAGGTTTCGGATGGTCGTGATGTGCTCGTGGAGTTCCGCGAGCCGCTCGCCGGAGCCGTGAACCTCGTCGCCGACCTCCTCACGGTCCGCCTCGTCGTCGACCACTCGAACGCGGGTCGCGTAGCTGTAGAGGCGTTGGGCTTCCGTGCGGAGGTTGTGGCGGACGAGCCGAGAGAGCACGTCGAGTTTCTCGCGCTCCCGGGCGAGTTCGCGGGTGCGGATGCGGCGCGCGTCGTTGACGCCGATGAGGACGTGGGCGACGGCGCTGACCGCGACGACGACGCTGCCGGAGAAGACGGGTGCGGCGGGCAGCGCGGAGACGGCGGACTGGTAGGCGTACAGCAGGCCGAGCGCGGCGCCGATGACGACGATGCCGAGCGCGTTCCAGCCGGCGATGCGGAGCGTCTGCCCGGCGGTGAACTCCGCGCGGTAGACGAGGAAGCCGGCGGCGACGAGCGCGGCGCCGACGAGGCCGCCGAAGCCCGCGAGCAGCCAGCCCGAGGTCGGCGGCGTCGAGGTGAGCACGTGGCGCACCATCACGGCGACGACGACGAGCCCGGTGAGACTGATGGTGGCGCTGGCGGCTGCCCGCCGCGTATCTACGGTCATACTCTGTATGGGTCCGTAGGCGGGTTAAGCGTGGTGCTCGCACGCGGCGGCGAGCGAAGAAGCAGCCGGAGTCAGTGGTCGCCGGTGAGGAGGCGACGGAGGATGTCGCCGTACGCCGGCCGCGTGACGAGCACGCCGATGAGCACACCGAGGATGGTGATGATGGCGAACCCGCGGAGGTCACCGAGGCTGAGGAACGCCAGCGGACTCATCGCGATGATGGTCGTCACCGCGGCGGCGCCGATGACCCACAGCGCCTTCCGGAACCGACTCTTGAACACGCGCTGGGAGCCGACCTCCTCGGTCATCACCTCGTCGGCGATGATGACGAGGTCGTCGACCCCGGTCCCGATGACGGCGATGAATCCGGCGATGTGCGAGAGGTCAAGCGCCAGTCCGCTCACGGCGGCGAACCCGAGCAGGATGACGACTTCCGCCAGCGCCGTGAACACCATCGGCACCGCGACCCG
It encodes:
- the rnhB gene encoding ribonuclease HII, which encodes MSAFGVDEAGKGPVLGSMFAAAVVGSPDDLPDGVADSKRLSPARRETLDERIREVCEVSVAEIPVERIDDPETDMNALTVEAQANALGEIATDGLAGYVDAGDVDEARFGRRVADGVTADVAVTAEHGADDEYALVAAASIVAKVARDSHVGAIAAEYGDVGSGYPSDQTTRDFLREHVREHDALPGCARESWQTSRDALAAAEQSALGEF
- a CDS encoding Na+/H+ antiporter NhaC family protein, coding for MSEFGVLSLVPPLLAIALAIITRKAVLSLFLGVWSGAVIFTGGVGLEQTFDWIARSISQIDGDGSIFHAQIIIFTLLLGSAVAMIWRLGGSHAVRDWAIQRIHSKRSAGVVAWLLGLLLFFDDYANSAVVGSAMKDVSDHLGVSREKLSYIVDSTAAPVATLTISSWVAFQLSMIDAGYEELSLAERPGSFEIFLRAIPFNMYAILAVAMVAIVVLSRRDFGEMLGAEHRASTTGKVTRDDARPMQDVEATLGEPSVENPKLLSFFAPIAVLIAVTVGSALYTGYAPDASLYDMVVDADYALALVFGSFAMVASTYVLGLAYGVLSLGESVDTTIDGFGIMLTAVTILVLAWSIGNVVDALGTADYVSKLVEGFLTPELLPVVVLFTAAFVAFSTGSSWGTMSIVTPIAVPVAWQLAGSHTMVAAVVGAVFSGAIFGDHSSPISDTTVLSATFTGADLIDHVRTQLYYAVTVVAVAALLLVVWGYTRVTPWLLLPVGVGMLVALVYALSELDANRRGIDPKQSDVPTPESD
- the nucS gene encoding endonuclease NucS — its product is MVVQRLDAPDPEAFVAAAKAAFRDGAVLTVEAHCEVEYEGRTSGYLGEGDRLLVAKPDGTFLVHQPTGHKPVNWMPGGGTVEARESDGDAVLLARRSNPSERVEARISEAYGLTRFEAEDGATYEESGTEAEMHEYIQNNPESLEDGVRIVEHERETKYGFVDFYAVDEDGTPVVVEVKRIQATLNHFDQLKRYVELYSESNDGEGRESSDERSSIVSGDAANDVRGMLVAPSASERVRRALRDNDMEFVELSEFGLEAKGATEAKLTDF
- a CDS encoding sensor histidine kinase KdpD, which encodes MTVDTRRAAASATISLTGLVVVAVMVRHVLTSTPPTSGWLLAGFGGLVGAALVAAGFLVYRAEFTAGQTLRIAGWNALGIVVIGAALGLLYAYQSAVSALPAAPVFSGSVVVAVSAVAHVLIGVNDARRIRTRELAREREKLDVLSRLVRHNLRTEAQRLYSYATRVRVVDDEADREEVGDEVHGSGERLAELHEHITTIRNLVDSPPKPHPYDVNDAVADIAADLRADYPDATIEVTGGDATAAAGDYLADAIRELVENALQHNDRDEPWVGIEVVRTDGRVEVIVRDDGPEIPDVERETVTGKRELTQLSHGSGVGLWLVRWIADAYDGRLFFGEYDDGNEVVVSIPAA